The genomic region GGCCTGGGCAACCTGATGGGCGGGGCGGTGTTCGTCGAGATCATCTTCAGCCGGCCGGGCATGGGCACGTTGATTTACAACGCCATTCAGAGCCGCAACTATCCCATTGTGCGCGCCGGCGTGCTGGTAGTGGCGTGCCTCTTCATCGTCGCCAACCTGCTGGCCGACCTGGCCTATACCTATCTCGATCCGCGAATCCAACTGGATAAGATGCAGGGTTAAGGACTATGGAATTCGTCATCAGACCTCGCAGTCGGGTACAAGTCTTTCTGGACCGCATCCCTGTGCTGGGGGAAGTGCTCCAGCGGCCGCTGGGCGCGCTGGGCTTCTTCATCGTCTTCATGTTCCTGGTGGCCGTGATCTTCGCGCCTGTCCTGGCGCCGTACGACTACGCCAAGCAGGATATCCCCAGCATGCTCCAGGGGCCTTCGCGCGCCCATCTCCTGGGCACGGATCACCTGGGGCGCGATCTGCTGTCGCGCATTATCTACGGCTCGCGCATCGCCCTGATCGCCGCAGTGCCCTCGGTGAGCATTGCCCTGATCGGCGGCATCATCCTGGGCCTGCTCGCCGGCTATATCGGCGGCATCGTGGATGACATCATCGTCATCATCCTGGACACCATCAAGGCCTTCCCCGCCGTCATCCTGGCGCTGGCCATCCTGGCCCTGCTGGGCCCCTCGCTGGTGAACGAGATCCTGGTCATCGGCCTGGCCTGGATCCCAGGGTATGCCCGCGTGACC from Anaerolineae bacterium harbors:
- a CDS encoding ABC transporter permease, with product MEFVIRPRSRVQVFLDRIPVLGEVLQRPLGALGFFIVFMFLVAVIFAPVLAPYDYAKQDIPSMLQGPSRAHLLGTDHLGRDLLSRIIYGSRIALIAAVPSVSIALIGGIILGLLAGYIGGIVDDIIVIILDTIKAFPAVILALAILALLGPSLVNEILVIGLAWIPGYARVTRAQVFSARQNLYVEAERSLGAPSRRIVLQHILPNILAPLLILAAMDLPVVITFEAGLSFLGLGVRPPTPSWGIILSEGFNFIRQTPWPITWAGLTLIITTLGFTLFGETLRDVLDPRLIGTRRA